From the bacterium genome, one window contains:
- a CDS encoding FAD-dependent oxidoreductase, whose product MTAKVDIAVIGAGVVGCAIARHFKIKHPNFSVVVFEKAEGVGLETSRLNSGVIHSGIHENPDFLKSKLALIGSKMAVEFAADNDVPIINCGMLVVAGHKSLIGGMLKEWRSFVRLVSKAKAKGINYRFVWGRRGIRKLEPRVQALGGVFMPDVCVVDPYDFTKKLFADAWGRGVHFQFGNPVEKIERLEDCWQLGGAVASCRAKIVINAAGLYADDVAEMAGFTGYKIHPWRGEYYEVMGEKAKWINRLVYIATPPKSAGKGIHFGVKPGGKLFLGPSARLVPAKNYYTEDPTPVEVFLDAAQRFCPEIRKEDLRWSHSGIRPRLTVGEQEADFIIKLDSDSPPFVNLIGIESPGFTSGMAIAEYVENLVRDNF is encoded by the coding sequence TTGACTGCAAAAGTAGACATTGCGGTGATTGGCGCGGGCGTAGTTGGCTGCGCGATTGCTCGGCACTTTAAAATAAAACACCCAAATTTTTCTGTGGTGGTTTTTGAGAAAGCCGAAGGGGTTGGGTTGGAGACCAGTCGTCTGAATAGTGGAGTTATCCATTCTGGAATCCACGAAAACCCAGATTTTCTTAAGTCAAAACTAGCCCTGATCGGAAGTAAGATGGCGGTAGAGTTTGCTGCCGATAATGATGTTCCGATAATCAACTGCGGAATGCTGGTCGTGGCTGGCCACAAGTCTTTGATTGGTGGAATGTTGAAAGAATGGAGGTCATTTGTGCGCCTAGTTAGTAAGGCCAAAGCCAAGGGGATTAATTATCGATTCGTTTGGGGCAGGCGGGGAATCCGCAAATTGGAGCCGCGAGTGCAGGCGCTGGGAGGGGTTTTTATGCCGGATGTCTGCGTAGTTGATCCCTATGATTTTACGAAGAAGCTTTTTGCGGATGCTTGGGGGAGAGGGGTGCATTTCCAGTTTGGAAATCCGGTTGAGAAAATCGAGCGCTTGGAAGATTGTTGGCAGCTTGGCGGAGCTGTTGCTTCGTGCAGGGCGAAAATTGTGATTAATGCGGCGGGTTTGTATGCCGACGACGTCGCAGAAATGGCCGGATTTACCGGATACAAGATTCATCCTTGGCGTGGCGAATACTATGAGGTGATGGGAGAAAAAGCGAAGTGGATTAATCGTTTGGTTTATATCGCCACGCCTCCCAAGAGCGCAGGAAAGGGGATTCACTTTGGAGTAAAGCCGGGAGGAAAGTTGTTTCTTGGCCCCAGTGCCAGACTGGTGCCTGCGAAGAATTACTACACCGAAGACCCCACGCCGGTAGAAGTTTTTCTGGATGCGGCGCAAAGGTTTTGCCCCGAGATCCGGAAAGAGGATCTGCGCTGGTCGCATTCCGGAATTCGTCCGCGTTTGACTGTCGGCGAGCAGGAGGCAGACTTCATCATCAAGCTGGATAGCGATTCTCCGCCATTCGTAAATTTGATTGGCATTGAGTCTCCGGGATTTACTTCCGGAATGGCAATCGCGGAATATGTGGAAAATCTTGTCAGAGATAATTTCTAG
- a CDS encoding Fe-Mn family superoxide dismutase: MRKDFEADKFKFTKDLEGISLRTLQEHFKLYEGYVKKTNEIQKKVLEADKSEANGVYSYIGELKRQETFAVNGMKLHEVYFAHLGGDGEPKGVLVKMIERDFGSLDAWKEEMIATGLSARGWAILAFDFKDDRLHVYGADAQNVGAVWGATPLIAMDVYEHAYFIDYGTNRKEYVNAFFKNLDWGFASGLVSKYGLDRL, encoded by the coding sequence ATGAGAAAGGACTTTGAGGCGGATAAGTTCAAGTTCACTAAGGACCTGGAGGGGATTAGTTTGCGTACCTTACAGGAGCACTTCAAACTCTATGAGGGCTATGTAAAAAAGACTAACGAGATTCAGAAAAAAGTTTTGGAAGCGGACAAATCCGAAGCCAATGGGGTCTATAGCTACATCGGAGAATTAAAACGCCAGGAAACCTTCGCGGTCAACGGAATGAAACTTCACGAAGTTTATTTCGCGCATCTTGGCGGTGATGGAGAGCCGAAGGGGGTGTTGGTAAAAATGATCGAGCGCGATTTCGGTTCTTTGGATGCTTGGAAAGAAGAAATGATCGCCACCGGCTTGAGCGCTCGCGGTTGGGCGATTCTAGCTTTTGATTTTAAAGATGATCGTCTACATGTTTATGGTGCCGATGCGCAAAACGTGGGAGCGGTTTGGGGCGCGACGCCGTTAATCGCGATGGATGTTTATGAGCATGCGTATTTTATTGATTACGGAACAAACCGCAAGGAGTATGTCAATGCCTTTTTTAAAAATCTGGATTGGGGGTTCGCAAGTGGACTCGTCTCAAAATACGGCTTAGATAGGCTCTAA